One window of Vicia villosa cultivar HV-30 ecotype Madison, WI unplaced genomic scaffold, Vvil1.0 ctg.000053F_1_1_3, whole genome shotgun sequence genomic DNA carries:
- the LOC131623166 gene encoding rust resistance kinase Lr10-like, with translation MTVSCGVLIILIAFAIMIIVYSFVFNLRGLSSCFSPLEQPCEIVYNKSSFFLGEGCGTPVFEVICENNRSVIYFNYGKRLSKAIIAFPNSTSFRYIETGVSPDNNIPIINSFSLPYENVSFLTYLRVKEFITVMRCEKPVDGDGYWDISPESCVDEEKQYSYLYGVGDSLKSEVRDIEESCRIEMKVVTSWWDGKVKCNSKYPDVQTEYVNGIEHRWRPISCEGDSEEQPVPLTCTFVSAVAYIFLLLLWIVGKFVLGSPFVIAVLIFKWRKKHLSIYDKVEDFIQSHNNFIPIRYSYSQIKTMTKHFKHKLGEGGYGSVYEGVLQSKRRVAVKVLTNSQTNGQDFINEVATIGRIRHVNVVELIGFCAERTKQALIYEFMPNGSLDTHTFSQEQGNSSSLGYDKIYDISLGIACGIQYLHQGCDMQIIHFDIKPHNILLDENFSPKISDFGLAKLYRIDQSILTLTAARGTMGYMAPELLYKNIGSISHKADIFSFGMMLMEMTGKRKNKNYIENCWQDYFPKWIYDQFEETIDTNNVTLEEKNIAMKMIVVALKCIQMKPDDRPSMNEVIEMLEGDEVPQHLQLDPQSLLTWQTMSTDADEFNDN, from the exons ATGACTGTGTCGTGCGGGGTACTAATCATTTTGATTGCCTTTGCAATAATGATAATTGTGTACTCCTTTGTCTTTAATTTGCGGGGCTTATCTTCATGCTTCTCTCCATTAGAACAGCCTTGCGAAATAGTATACaacaaatcttcattttttcttggAGAGGGCTGTGGAACCCCCGTTTTCGAAGTTATATGTGAAAACAACAGATCAGTAATTTACTTCAACTATGGCAAACGTCTCTCCAAAGCCATCATAGCCTTTCCAAATTCCACCTCATTCCGTTACATCGAGACTGGAGTTAGTCCGGATAATAACATCCCTATCATCAATTCCTTTTCTCTTCCGTACGAAAATGTCTCCTTCTTGACCTATCTTCGTGTAAAGGAATTTATAACTGTTATGAGATGCGAAAAACCAGTAGATGGTGACGGGTATTGGgatatttctcctgagagttgtgTTGATGAGGAAAAGCAATATTCATATTTATATGGTGTAGGTGATTCTTTGAAATCAGAAGTGAGAGATATAGAAGAGTCATGCAGAATAGAGATGAAGGTAGTGACGAGTTGGTGGGATGGAAAGGTGAAATGTAATAGCAAATATCCAGATGTTCAGACTGAGTATGTGAATGGAATCGAACATCGTTGGCGACCAATAAGCTGTGAGGGAGACAGTGAGGAACAACCAGTGCCACTCACCTGCACTTTCGTAAGCGCAGTTGCATACATATTCCTTC tGTTGCTATGGATTGTTGGAAAATTTGTTCTTGGCTCACCCTTTGTGATTGCGGTTTTGATATTTAAATGGAGAAAAAAACATTTATCCATATATGACAAGGTTGAAGATTTCATCCAAAGTCACAATAATTTCATACCCATTAGATACTCTTATTCTCAAATCAAAACGATGACCAAACATTTCAAACATAAGTTAGGCGAAGGAGGCTATGGTTCTGTCTACGAAGGAGTGCTTCAGAGCAAACGTAGAGTGGCTGTTAAGGTATTGACTAACTCTCAAACCAATGGACAAGACTTTATCAATGAAGTTGCAACCATTGGAAGAATACGTCATGTCAATGTGGTTGAGCTAATTGGATTTTGTGCTGAAAGAACAAAGCAAGCTCTGATCTACGAGTTTATGCCTAATGGTTCTCTTGATACACACACATTTTCACAAGAGCAAGGAAACTCGTCTTCATTAGGATACGATAAAATCTATGATATCTCGCTTGGAATTGCTTGCGGAATTCAATACTTACACCAAGGTTGTGACATGCAAATCATACACTTTGATATAAAACCTCATAACATTCTTCTTGATGAGAATTTCAGCCCAAAAATATCTGACTTTGGTTTGGCAAAATTGTATCGAATAGATCAAAGTATTTTAACTTTAACAGCAGCAAGAGGAACAATGGGTTACATGGCCCCTGAATTGTTGTACAAGAACATTGGAAGCATATCTCATAAAGCTGACATTTTTAGTTTTGGAATGATGCTAATGGAAATGACAGGTAAAAGAAAGAACAAAAACTATATAGAGAATTGTTGGCAAGACTACTTTCCTAAGTGGATTTATGATCAGTTTGAGGAAACAATAGATACAAACAACGTAACGCTTGAGGAAAAGAATATTGCAATGAAGATGATTGTGGTTGCCTTGAAATGCATACAAATGAAACCAGATGACCGACCCTCAATGAATGAAGTGATAGAAATGCTTGAAGGAGATGAAGTTCCTCAACACCTTCAACTTGATCCACAATCTCTATTAACATGGCAGACCATGTCAACAGATGCAGATGAATTCAATGACAACTAA
- the LOC131623165 gene encoding rust resistance kinase Lr10-like, with translation MAIIWLQKLIPLIFLCFLTTAAAAETTSLDDQCKKSSCDGIHGPFIRFPFRLKGKQPKWCGYDNSRFEVYCSHTNQTVLELPFSTKAIIKTINYTSQILTVSYPELCLNKQLPNFDISSSPFQFNSEFGLREYALFNCSGTNHRNTYNNNHDIITSGNFSCLNLPGFEVIAVNSESSIIWMPLLSCTRIQNLVMLPNSLFNNNVDAGLNWNQPDCRNCEQNGGQCKAKRNTSQHEFECTGITKGFPKGKVIAGVLGPFSLIFVGVATYCIYVACIERKNYIRIKKFLKDYKALKPARYTYADIKRITNHFKDELGQGAFGSVFKGKLSNEVHVAVKVLNTSTGNGQEFINEMEAMCQIHHINVARLVGFCADGNKRGLVYEFLPKGSLQKFISSADTKDVFLGWERLQNISLGIAKGIEYLHQGCDKRILHFDIKPHNVLLDDNFTPKISDFGLAKLCSKEKSIVSMTTARGTLGYIAPEVFSRNFGNVSYKSDVYSFGMVLLEMVGGRKITDDTKENSNDVHYPQWIYNLLENEEDIKIHIEGEEDARIAKKLSVVGLWCIQWHPANRPTMKAVVQMLEGNGEKLEMPPNPFASASATRTNAARRLNLELDVISEIE, from the exons ATGGCTATTATTTGGTTACAAAAACTCATACCTCTCATCTTTCTTTGCTTCTTAACTACCGCTGCAGCTGCAGAAACTACTTCCCTCGATGACCAGTGCAAGAAATCAAGTTGTGATGGTATTCATGGACCATTCATTAGATTTCCTTTCAGACTCAAAGGAAAACAACCAAAATGGTGTGGCTACGATAACTCCCGGTTTGAAGTATATTGCTCACACACCAACCAAACTGTGTTGGAACTACCCTTTTCTACTAAAGCCATCATCAAAACCATAAACTACACTTCACAAATCTTAACAGTGTCTTATCCTGAACTCTGCCTTAACAAACAGCTTCCCAATTTCGATATATCCTCATCTCCTTTTCAGTTCAACTCTGAGTTTGGACTCCGTGAGTATGCTCTATTCAACTGTTCAGGGACTAATCACAGAAACACATATAATAATAATCATGATATAATAACATCTGGAAACTTTTCATGCCTCAACTTGCCAGGATTTGAAGTTATAGCAGTGAATTCCGAATCATCAATAATCTGGATGCCTTTGTTGTCCTGTACTAGAATCCAAAACCTTGTAATGTTGCCTAATTCTTTGTTTAACAACAATGTTGATGCTGGTCTCAATTGGAACCAACCAGATTGCAGAAACTGTGAACAAAACGGTGGGCAATGCAAGGCCAAGAGAAACACATCCCAACACGAATTCGAATGCACGGGTATCACTAAAG GTTTCCCAAAAGGAAAAGTGATTGCCG GTGTCCTAGGCCCATTTTCTCTGATATTTGTTGGAGTCGCAACATATTGTATCTATGTAGCTTGCATTGAAAGGAAGAATTACATAAGGATCAAAAAGTTTCTGAAGGACTATAAAGCTCTTAAGCCTGCTAGATATACTTACGCGGATATAAAGCGAATTACAAATCATTTTAAGGACGAACTGGGGCAAGGAGCTTTTGGATCTGTCTTCAAAGGAAAGCTATCAAACGAAGTTCATGTAGCTGTTAAAGTCCTAAACACTTCAACAGGAAATGGCCAAGAGTTCATCAATGAGATGGAAGCAATGTGTCAGATTCACCACATCAACGTGGCTCGCTTGGTTGGCTTTTGTGCAGACGGAAACAAACGAGGTTTGGTGTATGAATTTTTACCAAAAGGTTCGTTGCAGAAATTCATATCGTCTGCAGACACTAAGGATGTCTTTTTAGGTTGGGAAAGACTACAGAACATTTCTCTCGGTATAGCTAAGGGTATCGAGTATCTTCACCAAGGTTGTGACAAACGAATTCTCCATTTCGATATCAAACCCCATAATGTATTGCTAGACGATAATTTCACACCCAAAATTTCTGATTTTGGTTTGGCCAAACTTTGTTCCAAGGAAAAAAGTATTGTATCAATGACCACGGCTAGGGGAACTTTGGGCTACATTGCACCAGAGGTATTTTCTAGGAACTTTGGTAATGTTTCCTATAAGTCCGATGTTTATAGTTTTGGGATGGTGCTTCTTGAAATGGTTGGAGGAAGGAAAATAACCGATGACACGAAAGAAAATAGCAACGATGTTCACTATCCACAATGGATTTATAATCTTTTAGAGAATGAGGAAGATATAAAAATCCATATAGAAGGAGAAGAAGACGCTAGGATTGCAAAGAAGCTATCAGTTGTGGGACTTTGGTGCATTCAGTGGCACCCAGCGAATCGTCCGACCATGAAGGCTGTGGTTCAAATGCTGGAAGGAAATGGAGAGAAGTTAGAGATGCCGCCTAATCCTTTTGCTTCTGCATCAGCAACTAGAACGAATGCTGCTAGGCGTCTGAACTTGGAACTCGATGTGATCTCAGAAATAGAGTGA